The nucleotide window TTAACCAACACTCAACAAGCATCTTAATTTACCTCTGGATAGTAGAAAGCTTGAAAATTGCTTGATGTTTGGATAAGATTTAAATGCCTTTATCCTTCCTTTTGTTACACCAAATGGTCAAAACTGAACTGGTGTGAGTGTGGGACAATGGAGACTGGACAGTGTGGGCTCATTGGCTATTATACTTTACGGTTGGGTGGACATTGTTTAATCCAATGGTTGTACTTTTGCTTTATGATTGTGGAAACGCGTCGGAAACATTACGAGGAAACGTCCTCGGCACCTTTGCTTTATTAGTGACTTGAGAATCCAATGAACTctgcctctttcttcttcaaagtCCAGAAACGCTTTCACAGTCTCTCGATCTTGTTATCTCACAACTTTCAATGGTGATCATTCACTatggctcttcttcttcttcttcttcgttttccAGCCATCCATGGAAATACCATGTCTTTTTGAGTTTTAGAGGTGAGGATACCCGCAATAATTTCACAGGCCATTTGTGCAGCGCTTTGCGTCAGAATAGAATCACCACCTTCATGGATGATCAGCTcagaagaggagaagaaatatcaaCAGCACTTCTCCAAGCAATTGAACAGTCGAGGATTTCAATCATGGTGTTCTCTAGAAACTATGCATCCTCCaagtggtgcttggatgaacttgtCAAGATCCTCGAGTGCAAGAATTCAAATCAACGATTGGTTCGACCAGTTTTCTACAAAGTTGATCCCTCGGATATACGAAATCACAGAGGTAGCTTTGGTAAGGCACTTGCTAATCATGAATGCAGATTCAAGGTTCAGAAATGGAAGGATGCTCTCTCAGAAGCAGCACATTTGTTAGGGTGGCATCTTTTGGATGAGTACGTTTCTATCCACCGGCTTTAAATTCCTGTTTCAGCTATCAGtcttcttcttttcaatttctttgttgttttgattaaaattagggctgtcactctgtcggttcgaatcggttataggtattaccaacttcaaaactaaaactttcggtttcaaaactgagctaccaattaccaaccaaaattttcggttgttaattatatctaccaaattcggtatttcggttttcggtattaccaactttaaaacaactaattctttataatataaattagaatgaacaaactagatttttgaattttatagtcataaactttgtattcatctactaattatagctttctttgtatatatgacttcaagttttagcaattttcaataaccctaggttatttaaccaccGTTGACTAGcttacttaaaatacatatactattaatgtagtatatgtagtaatgttcatattaTTATAAAAGttcttatgtttatttcttaatatacatgtatgtgtattgaaaactgtagtatataaatctaatatttagataatcgatagattcggtatttaccaaaaccaaaccaactttttgggtaaattttgatttcggttttatcggtctcggttaccaaaaagtcggtttaccaaacctaaaacatcggttggtattcggtcagtttggtaattaccaaaccaagtggcagccctaattAAAATGATAAAAACTTTAGGATTCAAGAGCCATACTAATCCCTTTATATACCACCAAGTTACCAATTACTATAGTATATATAATCAATGAAGTACACAATTAATTTCAAGCATGTTTGATTCTTGATGGTAAGACTTTAAGAGCAAATTCCAAAACCTGCCTGACGAGTTTGATTCTCGATGCTTTCCTCTTCATATGAATAACAATATCAGAGAAACATAATACCATATAGGTTTAGGAAGAGTTGGAATCTGATCACCCATGTTCCAAAGAAAACAGAAAGTTTTGACATGATCATTGACAGGGGTAATGGAACTTATGTAAATTAGATAAACAAAAGATATTGCATATTATGGTTCTGGGTAAACTGATACACTAATTGAACTTCTACaacataaaatatattttattttacttgtgACTGTAATTCTGTAAATGTGTATGTGTTTGTATTCTTGATTAAATGCAGTTTATTCTAAATGTCCAGGCATTGCTCTAAATCCAGTGTTATTCATGAAATTGTTAAAGAGATTTCAGAGCAAGTTATAAACAGTACATTTATGGATGTGGCCAAGTACCCAGTAGGAATAAAACCTCGGGTGCACAAGATCCATAAGCTTTTAGGTGTTGAGGGAAGAGACGTTCATATGGTAGGGATATGGGGGGTTGGTGGAATAGGTAAGACAACAATTGCCAGAGCTGTCTATAACTCAATTGCTCATAAATTTGATGGGAGTTGTTTTTTGGAAAAAGTTAGAGAAAATTCAATGGGTGCTAAAGGCTTTGTCAAACTACAAAAGAAACTTCTTTGTGAGATTCTAAAGGGAACAAATTTGAAGGTGGCCAATGAAGCTAGAGGAATCACTATGATCAAGGAAATGTTGCAATACAAAAGTGTTCTCTTAGTGCTTGATGATGTGAATGATATTGATCAGTTAAACAATTTAGCCGGTGACTGTAGTTGGTTTGTTAAGGGTAGTAAAATCATCATAACAACAAGGGATAGGCAATTGTTGACCAGTCACGGTGTTAATTTAATATACGAGGTCCAAAAATTTGATCATCATGAAGCTCTCGAGCTTTTTAGTTGGAATGCCTTCAAAAGAAACGGGCCTTTGGATGGTTTTGCGGAACTCATAGAACGTGCAATACACTATGCTCAAGGCCTTCCATTAGTTTTGTGTGTTCTAGGTTCTTATCTATGTGGTGGAAATGTAGACAAATGGCAAGCTGAAGCACAACAATTAGAAAAGTTCTCCCTATAAGTTATGAAGGACTGGATGACACTGTGAAAGAAATTTTTCTCGACATTGCGTGTTTCTTCAAAGGTGAATGTATAGACCATGTGACACAGGCACTAGAAGCTTGTCGCCGCAAACCTGCTAAGGATGGTATCAACGTGCTCATAGACAAGGCCCTCATCAATACATCTATGGGTCGCATTTGGATGCATGACTTGCTAGAAGCACTGGGTAGAGATATAGTTCACAAAGAGTAGCCCAATGACCCTGGAGAGCGTAGCAGGTTGTGGTTTCATGAAGATGTTTACCATGTTCTAACAGCGAATACTGTAAGTGCATATCTAAATTCACCTCAActttaattatttttgtttaaaatCCTAAAACCTATGTAGaatataaaatttaattatATGAGAAAGAGTTTGGTTTGTTAATACTATTGCATTTTCATAATAGGGAACGACCAAAGTTATAGGCATCAAGGTGGAGCTGCTCAAAGATTCAGATGTGATATGTTTAAGTGAGACCACTTTCTCCAGCATGCGAAATCTTAGACTTTTCATATACCGTGCTGGACGCTATTCTGGAGCTATTGATAGTCTGCCAAATAGCTTGAGGCCAATGCCTGAATATCCCTTACAATTTTTGCCATCCAATTTAATTCAAAGAGAACTTGCTGTAATCAATATGCCTAGGAGTCACATCACAGTATTGGGAGATGGATACAAGGTATGTTCCTTTAGATACACATGCAGAAATCTTTAGCTTATCATCTGTTTCCTTCCTCTCCATCTTTTTTATCTAACATTTTTCTACTCTGTCTCACAGCATCTAACATCAATAAATCTAAGGGATTGTCAGTACCTAACGAAAGTGTCAGACTTATCGGGAAGCCCAAACTTACGACGTTTGGATCTAGATTTCTGTAGAAGTTTAGTTGAAGTGCATTCTTCCGTTGGATTCCTCAATGAACTTGAGTATTTGAGTCTATTAGACTGCTCTAGGCTTGAGACCTTTCCCACGGAAGTTAGTTGGAAATCCATGAGGACACTTCAGATTCCCCGATGTAGAAGGCTTGAAAATTTCATAAAAATTGGGCACAAGATGGAGTCCATTAAAACATTGGATCTAATGGACAGTGGCATAAAAGAATTGCAGTCATGGATTGGATGTTGCATTTCCTTGGAAGttttgaagttgagtggaacTTCAATCAAACAACTGCCTTCATCGATTGGGTTTTGCACTTCCTTGGAGATATTGGACGCGTCTGGAACTGACATTGAAGAATTGCCTTCATCAATTGGGTATCTCACTTCTTTAAGAGAATTGAATCTGTCCGGGACTCCCATTAAAGAGCTGCCTTCTTCAATTGGGAATCTCACGTCCTTGGAGGAATTGGACGTTTATGAAACTTCCATCACAGAATTGCCTTCATCAATTGGGTATCTCACTTCTTTAAGAGAATTGAAGTTGTCTAAGGGgtgtgtattgtatttggatttgtgcagactttttttaaatgacagactttttgaaaagtccacagactctttaaaaaattgatagactgttatggatttcttaaaaccattgattttagtaacagatttttattgattcatgaaaatctatatactttattatgaatgacttctatagatttcctaggatgtataaaaaaaaaaaaactaaaaaaaacaaatgcagcccaaacacaaaacaaaataataacttgttgtctcttcaatgctccaatatcttctaatagaaattgactcaaataaatgattgttaatctgtctagcgagtttgttctcattcctaatctcccaacaacataaatatacaatgtGATCtatttgatgtttatggttaatcattctcatcaattttgttttcaccgattaacatatattgtagcaatattggtcaatgtctttatctataatcaatcaattgaaattcaattgttcaacttttttttgaaccataatataaattcaaattaatgagaataattaattaataagataaaatttagtatggttcaagctctcagggttagaccacaatatttgagttttagggtttcataaatcatttttattgctattagggttcaaagtatcacaattgaaaaacaaaaaaacaaaaaaaaaataaaaatcacattcaacaactacaatgaacatgttggacatcaaaaaaggttgatatcataaaagattaaaaattaagaaagagagatgatgaaggacaaacttgttcgtgcgtagagagaagaactttgatagacctttttttttttttttttttttttttttaagagggaactttgatagactttttgaaatctttggtctggaggctggaaaattattagagtttggtatgtatagttaacactacaaagtccatgattatccatgattttctaattccataagtatgaatgatattttgaatacctctgtacttttattcatttttaaaagtcctaattgaatacccctagattttggtggaattcatgaagtctttaaaaatcttaattgaatacctcaagactttcatgaactgttaaaagtctatattgaatacacccagacttttaaattccataaatttctttaaaagttccactaattccatatacaatacacccccttaGACTCACATCAAAGAATTGCCTTCATCAATTACGTATTTCACTTCTTTAAGAGAATTGATTCTGCCTGAGACTCACATCAAAGAATTGCCTCTATCAATTGGGGATCTCACGTCCTTGGTGGAATTGAACGTTTCTAAAACTCCCATCAGAGAATTGCCTTCATCAATTGGGGATCTCACTTCCTTGGACGAATTGGACGTGTCTGAAACTCTCATCGAAGAATTGCCTTCATCAATTGGGGATCTGACTTTCTTGAAACGATTGAACCTTTCTAAAACTCCCATCAGAGAATTGCCTTCATCAATTACAAATGTGCCGCACGGTGTTTACGGAGGGCTCCAGCATCTGGAATATCTCAACCTCTCTTGGTGCCCAAAACTGGTGACATTTCCAAGTGCAGAATCTCTTCCTTTGATGCTTCCATCTAATTCATTATTGTTTCCCCAGCTACAGCGGCTTTATTTTCAAGGATGCCAATTATCAGTGGTCTCTGATTTCCTAACGAATCTTGCCTGTGCGTCCACATTATGGATACTTAATCTATCAGGAAGCAGTTTTGATAGTCTTCCGGCATGCATCAGCAAATTCAGCAGGTTGGAATCTCTTGATTTAAGTGGTTGCAAGAGGCTTCGAGACATTTCAGAACTTCCACCAAATATACGAGGAATAAACCTGGATGATTGCGTATCGTTGGAAAGGTTTTCAAAATTGTCAAATATACTGGAACAGAAAGACACTCCGGGACATCTTCGAAGTATGAACTTGTCTAATTGCAATAGACTGATGGATAATCTTGGCATGGACGTGGTGTCGAAGATGGCAAAAGCATTGCTTAATCAGGttttccatctctctctccacacacataatctttcttttcttttttacaagTTTGACTACTAATAGTTAACACAACCATATATATACATCTTGCAGCTGGTGCGTGCCGGCTTTGAATTGATTCCTAATAACATCCTCGTGTGATAACTTGCACACCTTTCTTCTTGCACACTCTAGCATCGATTTCATTATCTTCACAACATCATAGTCTTTCGACACATGCACCCACATCCTTAACACATTGAAGTTTCAGCATCCCGTATCCCGTTGTTGTGGAATGTTGGTAGAGAAGGTGCGGCATAGCCTTCTGGATGCTGATGACTTGTTTAGTTACATTGAAGCATATGAGTTACCTCTTGCCCACTGTCGCTTCAATGTAACTAAACAAGTCATCAGCATCCAGAAGGCTATGCCGCACCTTCTCTACCAACATTCCACAACAACGGGATACGGGATGCTGAAACTTCAATGTGTTAAGGATGTGGGTGCATGTGTCGAAAGACTATGATGTTGTGAAGATAATGAAATCGATGCTAGATGTGTGCAAGAAGAAAGGTGTGCAAGTTATCACACGAGGATGTTCTGGAATCTTATTCTTCCAAGCCTCCAGGAAATTGAAGTTCCAAATTGGTTTGATGGGGGTGAGCTGGAGGCTTCCTGGTCATGACCCTCGGGATGATATTTTGATAAAAATCCCCAGGAATCTGAAGGCTGAGAGAATAGGATTGGTTGTCTGTCTTGTTTTTGAACTTACCCAAGTTTTTTTAGATCATTCTAGTGGTTGTTTAGTGACGGTTGTGATTGATAAAAAAGTGTATTATGACTCTACTAGCCACTTCTTTAAATCAAAAGCGACAAAGTCATCAGCTCAAGATCATGCATTAGTGCATCTGACATGTATTGCTTTCAAGGAGCTAGAGGTGGTGGATCTTGTGGTTCGAGTGTCACCTTTTGGGCGTTCCCGCCCTGCCAGAGGGTTGCTCCTAAAAAGTTTCGGGGTCCACTTGGCTAATATGAAAGAGGATCATGTAAGTGGTGAAGACCTGGCATGAGAAAGATATAGGCAGAGCAATGCTAGCATTTCTGATCAGGTGGCTTTGCACGCAGAAGGGGCAGCTGTAGCATCATTAGTATCAGATGACAGCAATTACGGGGAAGTACACGATGATCATCATGATGAGGAACAAGAACGAGAACAGGAACCTCATCTTCCAAACAAAAAGATTTGAAGACTTGGCAAGACAAAAAACATAGGCAGAGCAATTTTAGCATTTTTGAGGTGCTTTGGAATTACCTGCTTGTGATTTTGGTCACGCACAAGGTTCAGCTAGCTCTAGTATAATCATCATCAAGTACCGATTGAGGCCTTGAAGTACACTATGATCGATCGTTAATACTTGGATTTCAGGTATTAATATTCCATGCACATAAACTTGTAATCTGTTGTGATAATTTTTCACTGACCTGCTTTTTCTGCACTCTCTTATGTAGAAGAAGATTTTTATTTGCCAAAGTTGATCCCGAAAGATGGCAATTGATGGTGAGAGGGGCAGAGGCACCAATTAATCTGGACTCATGGAATGGTCAAATCTCAATCAATCCACACGAACAGGGCTGGGTTTgttcttcaatttcaatttgtgTTTGCTCATTGGTTGTCTGGCGTTTtacttatttttaatttttatctctgGGCTTTTAATTGGTATTGTTTGCTGGCTTTTAGTGCGCTCTGTTTGTTACAAGTGAGAGTGATATAATGCTATATATCTTTAAACACTGGACTCATATCTGACATTATTAAACTCAGATGATTTGTATAACATATAATTTTGATATCACTAACTAAAGTAGGGAAACTACCTAAAATACCACTTCAAAAGAATGTCCAGCAAAGGCACTTTAGAAATTCCTAAGGCCTTCACCCGTATGAAAAAATAATGTCCAGCAAACATTTGTAACAGATTTGGAACATGATTCTTTTATTAAGGACAGTTTGAAGTGTGCACATTTCATACATTAGACTTTGAAAAAAAGTAGAAACATGCAATGGAGGGCAGCTCTTACGGAAGCTGCAAATTTGTCGCTGTGATTTCCAATTgcatttatataatttttttttttttgctttactTTTCTCACATATATCTGTCCTTTTTTGTTTATTAGTGGATTTATTCATAATTTACTTATATTTCTGAGTTGTATTGATAAAAATTGGAAAACTCTGGTAGTATAGGATTGAAGATGTTGAAATATGTAGTACGGGGcatattctagggtttcagaCTCAATGAAGATTGAAACCAAAAATGAATGAATTTTTTGGAAATGGATTGAGAATTGCAACTTACTTGTTTATGAGTGCAAATTCAATTGTCTTACTCACTAATTGACTTGCTAACAGATTTATCAGTTATTACAACTTGCAGTGTAACCATAGTTACTGACAAGTGACAACTAAGCCTAGTCATAGTTAAGCGTACTATACTGTAACTCCCCACCAAACCCCAACCTCCCCTTAGGTAGAGGACCTAGCTGCAGGTTGGCAACAAGAGAATGAAACTCAGAGGAGGGCAAGCCCTTAGTAAAGACATCTACAAGGTGCTCTGCAGTGGAAAGTTAGGAATTGATTTCTATAGCTCAGTTTGTGATATTTCTAACCTGCTTCTAAGTGCCTTGTGCTGCACTTAAGCATAGCCTGCTTTCATTCTGATTATGAGAAGCTTAGAGATAAGGAAATTAGAGTGGTAGAAAGGGGAGCCCTTTCCTTGGATCTCCCAAGGCACATGAGGattattgaaaatttaacctCTGCGGCTTTGGTTGCTTAGGTAATACTGATTAGCCTCT belongs to Rosa chinensis cultivar Old Blush chromosome 4, RchiOBHm-V2, whole genome shotgun sequence and includes:
- the LOC112199189 gene encoding disease resistance protein RPV1; amino-acid sequence: MFMTHIKELPSSITYFTSLRELILPETHIKELPLSIGDLTSLVELNVSKTPIRELPSSIGDLTSLDELDVSETLIEELPSSIGDLTFLKRLNLSKTPIRELPSSITNVPHGVYGGLQHLEYLNLSWCPKLVTFPRSSFDSLPACISKFSRLESLDLSGCKRLRDISELPPNIRGINLDDCVSLERFSKLSNILEQKDTPGHLRSMNLSNCNRLMDNLGMDVVSKMAKALLNQLVRAGFELIPNNILV